The Alnus glutinosa chromosome 7, dhAlnGlut1.1, whole genome shotgun sequence genome includes a region encoding these proteins:
- the LOC133872200 gene encoding dehydration-responsive element-binding protein 2F: protein MENGRRSPLKPWKKGPTRGKGGPQNASCEYRGVRQRTWGKWVAEIREPKKRTRLWLGSFATAEEAAMAYDEAARRLYGPDAYLNLPHLQPNSSSLIKSQKFKWFPSKNFISMFPSCGLLNINAQPSVHVIHQRLQELKQNGVLGQTSSSSTSSCESKAEVQTMSDKTQVENPAVKEKDAEISSDKMLGACEEKPQIDLNEFLQQLGILKEERQPDSEATDAAGSFAVPDASLNNNGDDLGSFTDKTFNWDSLIEMHGIADQGAEASNLQVYDFNEEMSFPTSIWNF, encoded by the coding sequence ATGGAAAATGGCAGAAGATCTCCATTGAAGCCATGGAAGAAGGGCCCAACCAGAGGCAAAGGTGGCCCTCAGAACGCCTCGTGCGAGTACCGAGGCGTTCGACAAAGAACGTGGGGCAAATGGGTTGCTGAAATAAGAGAGCCTAAGAAGAGAACTAGGCTCTGGTTAGGCTCTTTTGCCACAGCTGAGGAGGCTGCCATGGCTTATGATGAGGCTGCAAGGAGATTGTATGGCCCAGATGCTTATCTCAATCTTCCCCATCTTCAACCCAACTCCAGTTCTCTAATCAAATCACAGAAGTTCAAATGGTTTCCCTCCAAgaattttatttccatgtttccTTCTTGTGGGTTGCTCAACATCAATGCCCAACCTAGTGTTCATGTCATTCATCAGAGGCTTCAAGAACTTAAGCAAAATGGGGTTCTAGGCCAAACCTCTTCTTCCAGTACATCTTCCTGTGAGTCAAAAGCTGAAGTCCAGACCATGAGTGACAAAACCCAAGTAGAAAATCCAGCAGTGAAGGAGAAAGATGCAGAAATTTCATCAGACAAGATGCTGGGAGCTTGTGAGGAGAAACCACAGATTGATCTCAATGAGTTTCTTCAGCAGCTGGGTATACTGAAGGAAGAGAGACAGCCAGACTCAGAAGCAACTGACGCCGCAGGAAGCTTTGCAGTGCCAGATGCTTCGTTGAACAACAATGGTGACGACCTTGGATCCTTTACTGACAAGACTTTCAATTGGGATTCACTGATCGAGATGCATGGGATTGCAGATCAAGGAGCAGAAGCCAGTAACCTCCaagtttatgattttaatgAAGAGATGAGTTTCCCTACTTCGATTTGGAATTTCTGA